A single window of Rubripirellula lacrimiformis DNA harbors:
- a CDS encoding IS4 family transposase, whose amino-acid sequence MCPGWIEEETRTLDLGDKRRSKRFRRILEQFDQVAPSTPAACGEVADLTATYRLFNTPSVNWMAILQPHNQATMERSAKYDVVVLAQDTTVCDLTKPSRQVVGAGPLEDVKKRGFFLHPLYAVTLDGLVLGCVDQLIWTRDSIRQNVGKAQRDREIRTMAFEEKESARWLELMQSGEQIALANPQTHYIGVSDSESDIYELLIQNNDLAENYDFVIRGCQDRRVYLGSAEQPKVLSEAIAEVPFSHEFEVSVSPRKSLISGESRKRRSNRDGRTATISVRAKTVQVHGPQRPGGKVARVELQVVEAVELDPPVGCEPIHWVLFTSLAVTSLAQIELVLSAYCRRWDIEVFFKTLKSGMRIEKLKYQSIDAYLNAVAALMITAFRVEQLKSASRVTPEASCGAIYDATFWQAVMTVVEGGVLHSDTPPTLKDFCRVIAKLGGYVDQHGQGPPGSTTIWRGLLKAHAYHEAYLAIKGLK is encoded by the coding sequence ATGTGTCCAGGATGGATTGAGGAAGAGACTCGGACATTGGACCTGGGTGACAAGCGTCGAAGTAAACGCTTCAGGCGAATTCTTGAGCAGTTCGATCAGGTAGCGCCCTCGACACCGGCGGCGTGCGGAGAAGTTGCAGACCTCACAGCCACTTACCGGCTTTTCAACACCCCCAGTGTGAACTGGATGGCAATTCTGCAGCCCCATAATCAAGCCACGATGGAGCGGTCAGCCAAGTACGATGTCGTCGTGCTGGCACAGGACACCACCGTTTGCGATCTCACCAAACCTTCGCGTCAAGTCGTCGGTGCCGGGCCTCTGGAGGACGTAAAAAAGCGGGGATTCTTTCTGCATCCGCTTTATGCCGTCACTCTCGATGGTCTCGTCTTGGGTTGCGTTGACCAACTTATCTGGACACGTGACTCGATTCGCCAAAACGTGGGCAAAGCTCAACGCGATCGCGAGATCAGGACCATGGCGTTTGAAGAGAAGGAAAGCGCTCGTTGGCTTGAACTGATGCAAAGCGGCGAACAGATCGCTCTGGCAAACCCTCAAACTCATTACATCGGCGTCTCGGACAGCGAATCAGACATCTACGAGTTGCTCATCCAGAACAATGATCTGGCCGAAAACTATGATTTCGTTATCCGCGGATGTCAGGATCGGCGAGTCTATCTTGGCTCTGCTGAACAACCCAAGGTGCTGAGCGAGGCGATTGCCGAAGTCCCTTTTTCGCACGAATTTGAAGTCAGTGTTTCGCCACGAAAGTCGTTAATTAGCGGTGAAAGCCGCAAACGCCGAAGCAACCGCGACGGCCGCACGGCAACGATCTCGGTTCGTGCGAAGACGGTTCAAGTGCATGGCCCGCAGCGTCCCGGCGGAAAGGTTGCTCGCGTGGAGCTTCAAGTTGTCGAAGCGGTTGAGCTTGATCCTCCGGTGGGGTGCGAGCCGATCCACTGGGTACTCTTTACTTCACTCGCGGTGACCAGTTTGGCTCAGATCGAGCTAGTTTTATCAGCATACTGCAGGCGCTGGGACATCGAGGTTTTTTTCAAGACGCTCAAGAGCGGGATGAGGATAGAGAAGCTGAAGTATCAAAGTATTGACGCATATTTGAACGCTGTGGCCGCCTTGATGATCACGGCATTCCGAGTCGAGCAACTTAAAAGCGCTTCGCGTGTCACTCCGGAGGCAAGCTGCGGGGCGATCTACGATGCGACGTTTTGGCAAGCGGTGATGACGGTCGTTGAAGGCGGTGTTTTGCACAGCGATACCCCACCGACGCTGAAAGATTTTTGTCGAGTGATTGCCAAACTAGGTGGCTACGTAGACCAACACGGGCAAGGACCTCCAGGCTCGACGACCATCTGGCGTGGACTGCTCAAAGCCCATGCCTACCACGAAGCCTATTTGGCAATCAAAGGCTTAAAATAG
- a CDS encoding sugar phosphate isomerase/epimerase family protein — MYRRQFLQTSAAAAFAATLGLPRLRAAENEAGEMPFKISLAEWSLHRTLRDDSSKITNLDFARVAKQEFGIDGIEYVNQFFADKAKDTAYLTDMKDRASSEGVKSLLIMVDREGNLGDPNEKKRTEAVENHYKWVEAAKFLGCHSIRVNASSSGSFEEQQKLAADGLRRLSQFAAPHGLNVIVENHGGLSSNGKWLSGTIEMVDLENCGTLPDFGNFYITRGDNPEIYDRYQGVAELMPFAKAVSAKTHDFDEQGNEINTDYEKMMEIVLAHGYHGYVGIEYEGGKIGEMEGIRKSKDLLVKVGKKLAQAVS; from the coding sequence ATGTATCGCCGCCAATTTTTGCAAACCTCCGCTGCAGCCGCGTTCGCCGCCACCCTTGGACTGCCACGCTTGCGAGCAGCCGAAAACGAAGCTGGCGAAATGCCCTTCAAGATTTCGTTGGCCGAGTGGTCGTTGCACCGCACCCTGCGTGACGATTCATCCAAAATCACTAACCTGGATTTCGCTCGCGTCGCCAAGCAAGAGTTCGGGATCGATGGCATCGAATACGTCAATCAGTTCTTTGCTGACAAGGCAAAGGATACGGCCTATTTGACCGACATGAAGGATCGCGCCAGCAGCGAAGGTGTGAAGAGTCTGTTGATCATGGTTGACCGTGAAGGCAACCTGGGCGACCCCAACGAGAAGAAGCGTACCGAAGCGGTTGAAAACCACTACAAGTGGGTCGAAGCTGCCAAGTTCCTCGGTTGCCACTCGATCCGAGTCAATGCGTCCAGCAGCGGCAGCTTCGAAGAACAACAAAAGTTGGCCGCCGACGGACTGCGTCGTCTGAGCCAGTTTGCAGCACCCCACGGTTTGAACGTGATCGTTGAAAACCACGGTGGGCTAAGCAGCAACGGAAAGTGGCTCTCGGGCACCATCGAAATGGTCGACCTGGAAAACTGTGGAACCCTTCCCGATTTCGGAAACTTCTACATCACTCGCGGTGACAATCCCGAAATCTATGATCGTTACCAAGGGGTCGCCGAGTTGATGCCGTTCGCCAAGGCCGTCAGCGCCAAGACGCACGACTTCGATGAACAGGGCAATGAGATCAACACCGACTACGAGAAGATGATGGAAATCGTCCTCGCACACGGTTACCACGGCTACGTCGGCATCGAATACGAAGGTGGCAAGATCGGCGAGATGGAAGGTATCCGAAAGAGCAAGGATTTGCTGGTCAAGGTCGGCAAAAAACTGGCTCAAGCAGTCAGCTGA
- a CDS encoding BlaI/MecI/CopY family transcriptional regulator gives MVRAELSRRERQIVDILFKVEEASAASIRAVMPDPPSDATVRTILRILEQKGVVKHRRDGKRFLYCVCKSKSGEGKSAIRRVLDIFYGGSVEQALAAHLSDPKANLDTEQLQRLRRLIDDAASQKESGQ, from the coding sequence ATGGTTCGGGCGGAATTGAGTCGACGCGAGCGACAGATTGTGGACATTTTGTTCAAAGTGGAAGAAGCATCCGCAGCTTCGATCCGCGCCGTCATGCCGGACCCACCCTCCGATGCAACGGTCCGTACGATCCTTCGTATCCTGGAACAGAAGGGAGTCGTCAAACACCGACGTGATGGCAAGCGATTTCTGTACTGTGTCTGCAAGTCGAAGTCGGGCGAAGGGAAGTCGGCGATCCGGCGAGTCTTGGATATTTTCTATGGCGGCTCGGTCGAACAAGCGTTGGCGGCCCATCTATCGGATCCGAAAGCCAACCTGGATACGGAGCAACTTCAACGTTTGCGCAGGTTGATTGACGACGCCGCAAGTCAAAAGGAATCCGGACAATGA
- a CDS encoding TerC family protein, translated as MLGLIEPFYGVLSYPLAALADLHLLSNLGSVMTLADAAIAGEAANAVAETSEPVVESFFSMAGIFTLGMLVLLQIVLGFDNLLYISIESKRVDEADQSRVRKLGIGLAIVFRIALLFVIVNVVELLEEALFEFNSSFLSAAVSGHSLIVIGGGAFILWTAIKEIYHMLAVHDFEDSESNSQRNSFAKAVSLIVVMNLVFSFDSILSAMALTKNLYIMATAIVISGVLMIVLADSVAEFLKKNRMYEVLGLFILFIVGVMLVSEGGHLAEIQLFGHHVTPMAKSTFYFVLAVLIIVDVVQTRFQRKLLAEQARQSGASAS; from the coding sequence ATGCTGGGACTGATCGAGCCTTTTTACGGCGTTTTGTCGTACCCCCTTGCTGCGCTGGCGGACCTCCATCTGTTGTCCAATCTAGGCAGCGTGATGACCCTGGCCGACGCCGCCATCGCTGGCGAAGCGGCCAATGCAGTCGCCGAGACGTCCGAGCCGGTGGTCGAGAGTTTTTTCTCCATGGCCGGGATCTTCACGCTGGGCATGCTGGTTCTGCTGCAGATCGTGTTGGGGTTCGACAACCTGCTGTACATTTCGATCGAAAGTAAGCGAGTGGACGAAGCGGATCAGTCCCGCGTTCGAAAACTGGGCATCGGTTTGGCGATCGTCTTCCGAATCGCATTGCTGTTTGTGATCGTCAACGTGGTCGAACTGCTGGAGGAAGCCTTGTTTGAATTCAACAGTTCGTTCCTGTCGGCGGCCGTTTCGGGGCACAGCCTGATCGTGATCGGCGGTGGTGCGTTCATCCTTTGGACGGCGATCAAAGAGATCTATCACATGCTGGCGGTCCATGACTTCGAAGACAGCGAAAGCAACAGCCAGCGAAACAGTTTCGCAAAAGCGGTGTCGCTGATCGTGGTCATGAACCTGGTGTTTTCCTTCGATTCGATTCTTAGCGCCATGGCTCTGACCAAGAACCTCTACATCATGGCGACCGCAATCGTGATCAGCGGTGTGTTGATGATCGTGTTGGCCGATAGCGTCGCCGAGTTCCTGAAAAAGAATCGGATGTACGAAGTGCTGGGGCTGTTCATCCTGTTCATCGTCGGCGTGATGCTGGTCAGCGAAGGTGGTCACTTGGCCGAAATTCAATTGTTCGGGCACCATGTCACGCCAATGGCCAAGAGCACGTTCTACTTTGTGTTGGCGGTGCTGATCATCGTGGACGTGGTCCAGACCAGGTTCCAAAGGAAACTGTTGGCCGAACAAGCACGTCAATCAGGCGCGTCGGCCTCCTAG
- a CDS encoding dockerin type I domain-containing protein, whose protein sequence is MVKRQPRSSMRRIQVRRRLTLEHLSDRRVLAAITGAVFDDLNQSLYRDTGEPDAASRLIYLDLNANAQLDVGERLSLAGSDGSFNFDNLPDGTYSVRLFNATSTQQQTFPVEAVTPMDAIEITDGIRLIAGDASSSVLTTDSIVFAAPSSGTSTNLTVGDELTAMQSLPDGRLLVVGTDSSTDNAWIVDPTTSAITPVELSTIATAWATVSLDSDGHGVLLESVDPISGPAQIPVRSIDASNLGTGINVTVTTTMVPSDTQVLSSATGVRSVFGSTTNDGLSLSLWSNSTASLIGSPIDVAGTSELLSFDDASGLLVLRTTDGGVSVRDVNADFAPLYSLADQAGPVVIDGKRDLLITYSPADSAVQVIHLQDAEVIANLAVDLSAIGQVSSLAIGETPDSLILLGAAGVHEVRLTRPAAHTVTIVGGANPDAVEFGIFQTGGNAAPRYDELPLIETNEDEPLTLAAPAATLGSADADDDNYVLVQTGSAQHGAASITIRGAVAYTPDQDFHGTDTVTVVLHDGQTASAATALNITVQAVPDPPTDIDVDIPTVPENIPTGVPIGTIGVTDVDGGGGHTIGIDDIRFEEDGGQIIFVGGDLDFESEPTISIGISATDPDTNETIEKSVSIQIGDANDPITGITPKTAFVFENAPGDIVTELKVQDQDAEQVHTFTVDDQRFIVEGFDLRLADGVSVDYETEPTIVVHVTATEVGGPNSYTEEITITVRDLPEQGSALTLTDDTIMELTLGDEVGEIKIDGGTPAARFTLTVDDSRFEVSGSTLKLKDDEFVELAVQSEIQVTVTADDSMNEFASIEQPFIIKIVGNESPLHNLDDPYDVDHGGDVTAADALAIINYLNIYGPGPVGSGGMGYCYDVNADGFVTALDALLVLNQLNQTSSGTVGGEGDQPGEGEQPNVPNPIPRLDRQSIADDDSQQQDPVAQELTAPSSMSLRDDMFVQWQSQSSGTAGLQGEDHQEDQPSPSEVDATLRLLADDQA, encoded by the coding sequence ATGGTCAAACGTCAACCACGATCCAGCATGCGTCGCATCCAAGTCCGCCGCCGCTTGACTCTGGAACATCTGAGCGATCGTCGTGTTTTGGCTGCCATCACTGGCGCGGTCTTCGACGACCTGAACCAATCGTTGTACCGAGACACCGGCGAACCCGACGCGGCCAGCCGGTTGATTTATCTGGACCTGAACGCCAACGCCCAATTGGATGTCGGCGAAAGATTGTCGTTGGCGGGCTCCGATGGCAGTTTCAATTTCGACAACCTGCCGGACGGCACCTATTCGGTTCGCCTGTTCAACGCGACGTCGACCCAACAACAGACGTTTCCTGTCGAAGCCGTCACTCCGATGGACGCGATCGAGATCACCGATGGGATTCGGCTGATCGCTGGCGACGCGTCATCGTCGGTGCTGACCACCGACTCGATCGTTTTCGCAGCCCCAAGTTCTGGCACCTCCACCAACCTGACGGTTGGCGATGAATTGACCGCGATGCAATCGTTGCCGGACGGCCGCTTGTTGGTCGTTGGTACAGATTCGTCCACCGACAATGCCTGGATCGTTGACCCAACGACGTCCGCCATCACCCCTGTGGAACTGTCAACCATCGCAACAGCCTGGGCCACGGTATCGCTAGATAGTGATGGCCATGGCGTCCTGCTGGAATCCGTAGACCCGATCAGTGGTCCCGCACAAATCCCGGTGCGTTCGATCGACGCATCCAATTTGGGGACCGGCATCAACGTGACCGTGACCACGACGATGGTCCCGTCGGACACGCAAGTCCTGTCGTCTGCTACCGGCGTCCGTTCGGTATTTGGATCGACAACGAACGATGGCTTGTCGCTTTCGCTGTGGAGCAATTCGACGGCATCGCTGATTGGGTCGCCCATCGATGTTGCCGGCACCAGCGAACTGCTGTCGTTCGACGACGCATCCGGTTTGCTGGTGCTCCGCACGACGGATGGCGGAGTCAGCGTCCGCGATGTGAACGCCGACTTTGCGCCGCTGTATTCTTTGGCCGATCAGGCTGGCCCCGTCGTGATCGATGGCAAACGAGATCTACTGATCACGTATTCGCCCGCCGATTCGGCCGTGCAAGTGATTCACCTGCAGGATGCCGAGGTCATTGCGAACCTTGCGGTCGACCTGTCCGCGATCGGGCAAGTTTCGTCGCTGGCGATCGGCGAAACCCCAGACTCGTTGATCCTGTTGGGCGCTGCCGGAGTCCACGAAGTCCGCCTGACTCGCCCGGCCGCGCACACCGTCACGATCGTCGGTGGTGCGAATCCCGATGCCGTCGAGTTCGGAATCTTCCAGACCGGCGGGAACGCGGCACCGCGTTACGATGAACTGCCGCTGATCGAAACCAACGAAGATGAACCGCTGACCCTAGCGGCCCCCGCAGCGACCCTGGGATCCGCCGACGCTGACGACGACAACTATGTTTTAGTGCAAACCGGATCAGCCCAGCATGGCGCCGCATCGATCACAATTCGTGGCGCAGTCGCCTACACGCCTGACCAAGACTTTCATGGCACCGACACGGTCACCGTTGTCTTGCACGATGGTCAAACCGCATCCGCAGCGACGGCACTGAACATCACCGTCCAAGCGGTTCCAGATCCGCCCACGGACATCGACGTCGATATCCCCACCGTGCCCGAGAATATTCCCACCGGTGTTCCGATCGGGACCATCGGTGTCACCGATGTCGATGGTGGCGGTGGACACACGATCGGCATCGACGATATCCGTTTTGAAGAAGACGGCGGACAGATCATCTTTGTCGGTGGCGATCTTGACTTCGAAAGCGAACCGACCATTTCGATCGGCATCAGCGCAACCGATCCTGACACCAACGAAACCATCGAAAAAAGTGTCAGCATCCAGATCGGCGACGCGAACGATCCGATCACCGGAATCACTCCCAAAACAGCATTCGTCTTCGAGAACGCACCGGGCGACATTGTCACGGAATTGAAGGTGCAGGACCAAGACGCCGAACAGGTCCATACGTTTACAGTCGATGACCAACGGTTCATCGTGGAAGGGTTTGACCTGCGTTTGGCCGACGGTGTTTCGGTCGACTACGAGACCGAACCGACCATCGTCGTTCATGTCACAGCGACGGAGGTCGGCGGCCCCAACAGTTACACCGAAGAAATCACGATCACGGTTCGCGACCTGCCCGAGCAGGGATCGGCGCTGACACTGACCGACGACACCATCATGGAATTGACGTTGGGCGACGAAGTCGGTGAGATCAAAATCGACGGTGGCACTCCAGCGGCCAGATTCACCTTGACCGTGGACGATTCGCGATTCGAAGTTTCCGGATCGACGCTAAAACTAAAGGACGATGAATTTGTCGAACTAGCCGTTCAATCGGAAATCCAAGTCACCGTGACGGCCGACGACTCGATGAACGAATTCGCTTCGATCGAGCAACCGTTCATCATCAAGATCGTCGGAAACGAATCACCGCTGCACAATCTGGATGACCCGTACGATGTGGACCACGGCGGTGACGTCACCGCTGCCGATGCGTTGGCAATCATCAACTACCTGAACATCTATGGTCCCGGCCCAGTGGGCTCCGGCGGGATGGGCTATTGCTACGACGTCAATGCGGACGGCTTTGTCACCGCATTGGACGCGTTGTTGGTGCTGAATCAATTGAACCAGACCAGCAGTGGCACGGTCGGTGGCGAAGGGGACCAGCCCGGCGAAGGCGAGCAGCCAAACGTTCCCAATCCAATCCCGCGTCTGGATCGCCAATCGATCGCCGATGACGATAGCCAGCAACAGGATCCGGTCGCACAAGAATTGACTGCTCCATCGTCGATGTCGCTGCGTGACGACATGTTCGTCCAATGGCAAAGCCAATCGTCCGGTACCGCTGGGCTCCAAGGCGAAGATCACCAAGAGGATCAACCATCGCCATCCGAAGTCGACGCCACGTTGCGGTTACTGGCAGACGACCAAGCCTAG
- a CDS encoding carboxypeptidase regulatory-like domain-containing protein, translating into MIHFAGYAVLRVTVVAMVAWLVCRFLLQHRSASTRHAVWLAAMISMGIVIPAIWILPALTLRTVYQPALEQSAFEQFAPQKITPQKTAIDRVTPIAEPIQGQAKPATPTGNGWIDDSQWTVLPSDDPVQRDAPVQHHAPVQHDAPLANDSDIIPNHPSASPIYRRFELPWILLTVYAVGAAVWVSRMLFSAIHLRRMSARARRLNASQQAAVDRYATDLSLARSPTVWISSEVCGPLVFGILRPTILLPSRFMGWSMDCQRSVLLHEMTHVARHDAVADLISQCVTACYWFHPWVHCCRHSLRREREEATDERVVAAGVGAIPYAEHLLCVLEEIQTSRNSWGEIAMSQYGDTELRVRKILRMESVMPSHPRLLCVLACTALITIGTTSVRLESAQVASTTVADPAVQPTDESKTAGPAKVNPPAANDALGLHTPPKPQPVVQKSTQSPAERPVASAPESVSLYENLASTSLATDRDPRTLITVDGVVRTSTGQPAKNAIVGIRQTNSQRYYHSTQVLALLARTIADDQGRFRFDDVPARRDDYPYQEQWEVVAATPGQYGWHSIGTSQYVKSLDLKLQETASVGGTIIDPAGQPVAGASVSVSSIDEARPDDIANLSHYSTSLFRSSLSPRTITDDAGEFVIHGLPRGYIANVVLEHPDWAPASFAIRTSDSVETGLRFPTMDPGVQNPVVFASGSTHHVDTGFSVSGFVRDSAGAPVAGCTVLVGVISTPTDREGRFQARVPSDWFDRRNGDDTIHVSVSAPIDRGLLWTRAKISKQQAADGEPLSVVMQEGIEIVGSVFSEDGEPMEGVFVEAESIETGSPDRRLTASAKADGTYRMLVPHAGTYRLWAWGKRPGFVLPWSNPRSDKVDSWAPSQTITAVDGSVAEAEPLVVRKAPAVAIRCTDKSGQPVAGATLTMLQRLPPPKDSIIRDLKICEDAITDSDGRATLFPLRLYASDVIVSASIDTGDQHLWAEVPMPAMMTSQEHTIRMKPMWKITGKATIDGAPMPGVSVMVWRQPPTHSFMGSHSMSGVPRRVDEAGTYVWFVPPVGSYSVELWSVQGLSRNNPSGRRSVTQIGTNQFRAEEMEFQMAHGTISGQVIDVDGNPVSGAHVSSIPTFTDANRLLLANPSPNTREATTDEKGDFQIDGLPDGEYNLRIRVRTNPATYYPTSAKAQVGDKDLLIKIVPIESGPVAANR; encoded by the coding sequence ATGATTCATTTTGCCGGTTACGCGGTGCTGCGAGTCACCGTGGTTGCCATGGTCGCGTGGTTGGTGTGCCGTTTTCTGCTGCAGCATCGCTCGGCCTCAACAAGGCACGCGGTCTGGTTAGCGGCGATGATCTCGATGGGCATCGTGATTCCCGCGATTTGGATACTGCCTGCCTTGACGTTGCGAACTGTGTATCAGCCCGCACTCGAGCAGTCCGCATTCGAGCAATTCGCTCCGCAGAAAATCACACCGCAGAAGACGGCGATCGACCGCGTCACTCCGATCGCGGAACCCATCCAGGGTCAAGCAAAGCCAGCGACGCCAACCGGGAACGGATGGATCGATGATTCGCAATGGACTGTCCTTCCGAGCGACGATCCGGTTCAACGCGATGCACCGGTTCAACACCATGCACCGGTTCAACACGACGCTCCCTTGGCCAACGATTCCGACATCATTCCGAATCATCCTAGCGCGTCGCCAATCTACCGTCGATTCGAACTGCCTTGGATTCTGCTGACCGTCTACGCCGTTGGCGCGGCGGTTTGGGTTTCAAGAATGCTGTTCTCGGCCATTCATTTGCGGCGAATGTCGGCGCGGGCACGCCGATTGAATGCGTCCCAGCAAGCCGCCGTCGATCGATACGCCACGGATTTGTCATTGGCCCGATCGCCCACCGTATGGATCAGCAGCGAAGTTTGCGGCCCGTTGGTGTTTGGCATTCTTCGTCCCACGATTCTGTTGCCCTCGCGGTTTATGGGCTGGTCGATGGACTGCCAGCGCTCCGTCCTACTGCACGAAATGACGCATGTTGCGCGACACGATGCGGTGGCTGATTTGATATCCCAATGTGTCACGGCCTGCTATTGGTTTCACCCTTGGGTGCACTGCTGCCGTCACTCGCTGCGCCGCGAACGCGAAGAAGCGACAGATGAACGGGTGGTCGCTGCTGGTGTGGGTGCCATCCCATATGCCGAACACTTGCTTTGCGTCCTGGAAGAAATTCAAACGTCACGGAACTCTTGGGGAGAGATTGCAATGAGTCAGTATGGAGATACGGAACTTCGAGTGAGGAAGATTCTGCGGATGGAATCAGTCATGCCCAGCCATCCACGTCTGCTTTGCGTGCTCGCCTGCACCGCGTTGATAACGATCGGCACCACCAGCGTCCGATTAGAATCCGCACAGGTGGCCTCCACAACGGTTGCGGATCCAGCGGTACAGCCAACCGACGAATCGAAAACAGCAGGCCCAGCCAAGGTCAATCCGCCTGCGGCGAACGATGCCCTCGGCCTTCATACACCACCGAAGCCGCAACCGGTCGTTCAAAAATCGACCCAATCCCCTGCCGAACGTCCCGTTGCATCGGCGCCAGAAAGTGTGTCTCTCTACGAAAATCTGGCTTCAACGTCGCTCGCCACCGATCGCGATCCGCGGACCCTGATCACGGTCGACGGCGTTGTTCGAACATCCACAGGTCAGCCCGCTAAGAATGCGATCGTTGGGATTCGGCAAACCAATTCGCAGCGATATTATCACTCGACGCAGGTCCTGGCTCTGCTGGCAAGAACGATCGCTGACGACCAGGGCCGTTTCCGATTTGACGATGTTCCCGCGCGGCGAGACGACTATCCCTATCAGGAACAGTGGGAGGTCGTTGCTGCCACGCCGGGGCAATACGGTTGGCATTCCATCGGAACATCTCAGTATGTCAAATCGCTTGATCTGAAGCTTCAAGAAACGGCATCCGTCGGTGGAACGATCATCGATCCGGCAGGGCAGCCGGTCGCAGGTGCCTCCGTTTCAGTATCATCCATCGATGAAGCGAGGCCGGATGACATCGCGAATCTATCCCATTACTCGACGAGCCTTTTCCGCAGCAGTTTGTCACCGCGCACGATCACCGACGACGCGGGTGAATTCGTGATCCATGGACTACCCCGTGGCTACATCGCGAACGTCGTGCTGGAGCATCCGGATTGGGCGCCGGCATCCTTCGCCATCCGGACCTCGGACTCTGTCGAGACGGGATTGCGATTTCCAACCATGGATCCTGGCGTGCAAAACCCCGTTGTGTTTGCCTCTGGCAGCACTCATCACGTCGATACGGGTTTCTCCGTTTCTGGATTTGTCCGCGATTCAGCAGGAGCCCCCGTTGCGGGCTGCACCGTTTTGGTTGGCGTGATCTCAACTCCAACGGATCGCGAAGGCCGATTTCAAGCTCGCGTACCAAGCGACTGGTTTGATCGGCGAAACGGAGACGACACTATCCACGTTAGCGTTTCCGCACCGATTGATCGCGGTTTGCTCTGGACCCGAGCGAAAATCAGCAAACAGCAAGCTGCCGATGGCGAGCCGCTTTCCGTGGTGATGCAGGAGGGCATCGAAATTGTCGGCAGCGTATTTTCCGAAGATGGCGAGCCGATGGAAGGCGTGTTCGTTGAAGCTGAATCCATCGAAACCGGCAGCCCCGATCGCCGCCTTACCGCGTCGGCAAAAGCTGATGGGACTTATCGGATGCTCGTTCCACACGCTGGAACCTATCGGCTTTGGGCATGGGGGAAACGACCGGGATTTGTATTGCCATGGTCGAATCCTAGAAGTGATAAAGTCGACTCCTGGGCACCATCACAAACAATAACGGCGGTCGATGGATCGGTCGCAGAAGCAGAACCCCTGGTCGTCCGGAAAGCCCCCGCCGTTGCCATTCGCTGCACAGACAAATCGGGGCAACCGGTGGCTGGTGCAACGCTGACAATGCTGCAGCGACTGCCGCCACCGAAGGACTCGATCATTCGTGATCTGAAGATCTGCGAAGACGCGATCACCGACTCGGATGGGCGAGCCACATTGTTTCCTCTTCGTTTGTATGCTTCGGACGTCATCGTCAGCGCGTCGATCGACACCGGGGACCAACACCTATGGGCCGAGGTTCCGATGCCCGCGATGATGACATCGCAGGAACACACGATCCGCATGAAACCGATGTGGAAGATTACTGGCAAAGCAACCATCGACGGCGCCCCCATGCCGGGCGTCAGCGTTATGGTCTGGCGGCAGCCACCCACTCACTCGTTCATGGGATCACATTCGATGAGCGGAGTTCCCAGGCGAGTGGACGAGGCGGGAACCTACGTCTGGTTTGTGCCACCGGTCGGAAGCTATTCCGTGGAACTTTGGAGTGTCCAAGGACTTTCGCGCAATAACCCCTCGGGGCGTCGGTCTGTCACGCAAATCGGAACCAATCAATTTCGCGCCGAAGAGATGGAATTTCAAATGGCGCATGGCACCATTTCTGGCCAAGTGATTGATGTCGATGGGAACCCTGTTTCGGGAGCGCACGTTTCGTCGATTCCAACGTTCACCGACGCAAATCGGCTGCTGCTGGCCAACCCAAGCCCGAATACACGGGAGGCAACTACCGACGAAAAAGGGGATTTTCAAATCGACGGGCTGCCCGACGGTGAATACAACCTGCGCATTCGAGTTCGAACCAACCCGGCGACGTACTATCCGACCAGCGCAAAAGCGCAGGTTGGCGACAAGGATTTGCTGATCAAGATCGTGCCGATCGAGTCGGGGCCCGTCGCAGCGAATCGATAA